The proteins below come from a single Blastocatellia bacterium genomic window:
- a CDS encoding efflux RND transporter periplasmic adaptor subunit — MPGRGFQTAATRLPRGSARRALIVIFITMAAVASAACSKSSSGKTIESASAARLVSVRALAIAMKPIRRNIESVGSLFAYEEVTVSSEVEGRVERVLADVGDRVGAGQPIVKVAPAELELALEQQRAALRQARARLGINDENDDLKDMRAAAEVKRAAADLADAEQKYRRAKALYEQGVLPRQNYDEAESRYNAARAAYDLAVQGVENMRAQLAGSRASTRLAQKKLSDSTIRAPFAGQVKERSVTQGQYLKVQTPVMVIVNIDPLRVRLKVPEKMAAWVHEGQEVTVTVEAYADRAFKGKITRINPSVDQQTRAFEVEALIENHDNALKPGFFVKATIPSSYVANSLFVPQDALLYVYGVYKLFVIEGNTLKEKEVKLGERAGDEVEITEGLSEGERIALPAKGQELKDGATVEIVP; from the coding sequence ATGCCCGGTCGTGGATTTCAGACCGCCGCTACGCGACTGCCCCGCGGCAGCGCCCGCCGCGCGCTGATCGTCATCTTCATTACGATGGCGGCCGTCGCCTCCGCCGCCTGCTCAAAGTCGTCGTCAGGCAAGACCATCGAAAGCGCCAGCGCCGCGCGCCTGGTCAGCGTCCGCGCCCTCGCCATCGCGATGAAGCCGATTCGCCGCAATATCGAGTCGGTCGGTTCGCTGTTCGCTTATGAAGAGGTCACGGTCAGCTCGGAAGTCGAAGGCCGGGTCGAGCGCGTTCTCGCAGACGTCGGCGACCGCGTCGGCGCAGGCCAGCCCATCGTCAAGGTCGCGCCCGCCGAGTTGGAGCTGGCTTTAGAACAGCAACGCGCCGCTTTGCGGCAGGCGCGGGCGCGTCTCGGCATCAACGACGAGAACGACGATCTGAAAGATATGCGCGCCGCCGCTGAAGTCAAGCGCGCTGCCGCCGACCTGGCCGACGCCGAACAGAAATACCGCCGCGCCAAGGCGCTCTATGAACAGGGCGTGCTGCCGCGCCAGAATTATGACGAAGCCGAATCCCGCTACAACGCGGCGCGCGCCGCTTACGACCTGGCGGTTCAGGGCGTCGAGAATATGCGTGCGCAGCTCGCAGGCTCGCGCGCCTCGACGCGCTTGGCGCAGAAGAAGCTGAGCGATTCGACGATCCGCGCGCCGTTCGCCGGCCAGGTCAAAGAGCGTAGCGTCACACAGGGCCAGTACCTGAAAGTGCAGACGCCGGTGATGGTCATCGTCAACATCGACCCGCTGCGCGTGCGTTTGAAAGTTCCCGAAAAGATGGCCGCCTGGGTTCACGAAGGCCAGGAGGTGACGGTCACCGTCGAGGCCTACGCCGACCGCGCCTTCAAGGGGAAGATCACCCGCATCAATCCTTCGGTGGATCAACAGACGCGCGCCTTTGAAGTCGAAGCCTTGATCGAGAACCACGACAACGCGCTGAAGCCGGGCTTCTTCGTCAAGGCGACGATCCCGTCGAGCTACGTCGCCAACTCGCTGTTCGTGCCGCAGGATGCGCTGCTGTACGTCTACGGCGTTTACAAGCTCTTCGTCATCGAAGGCAACACGCTCAAAGAGAAAGAGGTGAAGCTCGGCGAGCGCGCCGGCGATGAGGTTGAGATCACCGAGGGATTGAGCGAAGGCGAGCGGATTGCGCTGCCGGCGAAGGGCCAGGAGCTGAAAGACGGCGCCACCGTCGAAATCGTCCCGTAG
- a CDS encoding GNAT family N-acetyltransferase: MHTLAPAQTYMEVAKSCCRPAPRPCAQRLTGRDEPEVRRFLAQRPLQTFGLLGMITDNGLVSPHNRGDFHAYRGARNQIEGVALIGHNTVLDARSDGAIASFSELAKATANPFLLLAPEPQMLRFVECYADSLDNHKAMDCYNLFDFRGAPANPALAPLPDVRPATPGDLDEVVWANNQCGIEEIGVDSLALDAAGFTSRCARRIGRGRTWVWVERGRLIVKLDVITLTPEVAYLESLWVRPEERRKGYGVRFLSQVSERLRKDSANVCFLADKNKGWEQSLYRNAGYVTIERFGVVFCDRTKKC; encoded by the coding sequence GTGCATACGTTAGCCCCAGCCCAAACCTATATGGAAGTCGCCAAGAGCTGCTGCCGGCCCGCCCCGCGACCCTGCGCCCAGCGCCTGACCGGGCGGGACGAGCCGGAAGTGCGCCGCTTCCTCGCCCAGCGCCCGCTACAGACCTTCGGGCTGCTCGGAATGATCACGGATAACGGATTGGTCAGCCCGCACAACCGGGGCGACTTTCACGCCTACCGCGGCGCTCGGAATCAGATCGAAGGCGTCGCCTTGATCGGCCATAACACCGTGCTCGACGCCCGCAGCGACGGGGCCATCGCGTCCTTCAGCGAGTTGGCGAAGGCGACGGCAAATCCTTTCCTCCTGCTTGCTCCTGAGCCGCAGATGTTACGTTTCGTCGAGTGTTACGCGGACTCGCTTGACAATCACAAGGCGATGGACTGCTACAACTTATTCGACTTCCGCGGCGCGCCCGCCAACCCCGCCCTTGCGCCTCTGCCCGACGTGCGCCCAGCCACACCCGGTGACCTGGATGAAGTCGTGTGGGCAAATAATCAGTGTGGCATCGAGGAGATCGGCGTCGACAGTCTGGCGCTGGACGCCGCAGGCTTTACAAGCCGTTGTGCGCGGCGCATCGGGCGCGGTCGCACCTGGGTATGGGTCGAGCGGGGCAGGCTGATCGTGAAGCTCGACGTCATCACGTTAACGCCCGAGGTGGCTTATCTGGAGAGCCTGTGGGTACGCCCCGAAGAGCGCCGCAAAGGGTACGGCGTAAGATTCCTCAGCCAGGTGAGCGAGCGCCTGCGCAAGGACTCGGCCAACGTCTGCTTCCTTGCCGACAAAAACAAGGGTTGGGAACAGTCGCTTTATAGAAACGCCGGGTATGTGACGATTGAGCGTTTTGGGGTGGTATTCTGCGACAGAACCAAGAAGTGTTGA